The Nitrospirota bacterium genome has a segment encoding these proteins:
- a CDS encoding DNA polymerase IV, producing MDNQPLTISSWPRAIMHIDADAFFASCEQAIHPELRGRPVITGRERGIVAAASYEAKARGVQRGVRLSDVKKICPDAVILPSDYETYSLFSVRMFEILRRFSPDVEEYSIDEAFVDLTGLRRSFHGPYETIAEKMRAAIKQELGITVSAGVSLSKVLAKIGSKHKKPDGLTMIPGRDIHRYLENLPVGKVWGIGPNTAAFLNKHGIVTALQFARRDERFLEQYLSKPYREVWHELNGRSVYPVVTETKNDYQSISKARTFTPPSQDPAFVFAQLSKNLENACIKARRYKLAAARLILFLRKQDFTSSGVEIRLSRPTAYPAEMFDSLREGFGQVYEPHTPYRQTGVVLGGLAAEAGTQYSLFDDTAKIEKMARIYACVDKLSRKYGKHAVQHGASLPAKLQAQHEGERGDVPMRKGNLFQGENKRQRLGLPVLNIKV from the coding sequence ATGGACAACCAGCCCCTCACCATCTCCTCCTGGCCCCGGGCCATCATGCATATCGACGCCGACGCCTTCTTCGCGTCCTGCGAGCAGGCGATCCACCCCGAGCTCAGGGGCAGGCCGGTGATCACCGGCAGGGAGCGCGGCATCGTGGCTGCCGCGAGCTACGAGGCCAAGGCGCGCGGCGTGCAGCGCGGGGTGAGGCTGTCGGACGTGAAGAAGATCTGCCCCGACGCCGTCATCCTCCCCTCGGACTACGAGACGTACAGCCTCTTCTCGGTCAGGATGTTCGAGATCCTGCGCCGCTTCTCCCCGGACGTGGAGGAGTATTCCATCGACGAGGCCTTCGTGGACCTCACCGGGCTCCGCAGGAGCTTCCACGGTCCTTATGAGACGATCGCGGAGAAGATGCGAGCGGCCATCAAACAGGAGCTGGGCATCACCGTGTCCGCCGGGGTGAGTCTCTCCAAGGTCCTGGCGAAGATCGGATCGAAGCACAAGAAGCCGGACGGCCTCACCATGATCCCGGGAAGGGACATCCACCGCTATCTCGAGAACCTTCCCGTGGGCAAGGTCTGGGGCATCGGCCCGAACACCGCGGCCTTCCTGAACAAGCACGGGATCGTGACGGCGCTCCAGTTCGCGCGCAGGGACGAACGGTTCCTCGAGCAGTACCTCTCCAAGCCCTATCGCGAGGTCTGGCACGAGCTGAACGGCAGGAGCGTCTACCCCGTGGTCACGGAGACCAAGAACGACTACCAGTCCATCAGCAAGGCGAGGACCTTCACCCCGCCCTCGCAGGACCCTGCCTTCGTGTTCGCCCAGCTGTCCAAGAACCTCGAGAACGCCTGCATCAAGGCGCGGCGCTACAAACTGGCCGCCGCGCGGCTGATCCTGTTCCTCCGGAAGCAGGACTTCACGAGCAGCGGCGTGGAGATCAGGCTCTCCCGGCCCACGGCCTATCCCGCGGAGATGTTCGACTCGCTGCGCGAAGGGTTCGGCCAGGTCTACGAGCCCCATACGCCCTACCGCCAGACCGGCGTGGTGCTCGGCGGCCTCGCGGCCGAGGCCGGCACCCAGTACTCGCTCTTTGACGACACCGCAAAGATCGAGAAGATGGCCAGGATCTACGCATGCGTGGACAAGCTTTCCCGGAAGTACGGCAAGCACGCGGTGCAGCACGGCGCGAGCCTGCCCGCGAAACTGCAGGCCCAGCACGAAGGCGAACGGGGCGACGTGCCCATGAGAAAGGGAAACCTGTTTCAGGGCGAGAACAAGCGCCAGCGGCTCGGCCTGCCGGTCTTGAACATAAAAGTTTAG
- a CDS encoding class I SAM-dependent methyltransferase yields the protein MNEKKFDPNKLQKLNDPQRLLDIPPDYIWGKLHIEEPGVFVEIGAGTAFFSAAFFQKFGPSILYACDLSDVMINWIKENVSSKYPKIIPVKTEEHTVPLDDGIADLVFMINLHHELDNPSLSVGEAYRILKPGGKFFIVDWKKKDMPEGPPTKIRCLPEKVKEQMAKVGFKDINIYNELQKHFLVVGKKGPLDT from the coding sequence ATGAATGAAAAAAAATTTGATCCCAATAAATTGCAGAAACTGAATGATCCTCAAAGATTGTTGGATATCCCTCCTGATTATATTTGGGGAAAATTACATATAGAAGAACCGGGCGTATTTGTTGAAATAGGCGCCGGAACAGCATTTTTTAGTGCTGCGTTTTTTCAAAAATTCGGACCTTCAATATTATATGCTTGTGACTTATCGGACGTAATGATCAACTGGATAAAGGAAAATGTGTCTTCGAAGTATCCCAAAATTATTCCTGTAAAGACAGAAGAACATACTGTGCCACTTGATGATGGGATTGCAGACCTGGTGTTCATGATCAACCTGCATCATGAATTAGATAACCCATCTCTGTCAGTTGGAGAAGCTTATAGAATTTTGAAACCTGGTGGAAAATTCTTTATTGTCGATTGGAAAAAGAAAGATATGCCTGAAGGGCCTCCTACAAAGATCAGATGTTTGCCCGAAAAAGTGAAGGAACAAATGGCAAAGGTGGGATTTAAAGACATAAATATTTATAATGAATTACAAAAGCATTTTTTGGTAGTCGGGAAAAAGGGCCCTCTAGACACATAA
- a CDS encoding dihydrofolate reductase family protein, whose translation MGLLTFSINVTLDGCVDHREGIADDETHAFFIRLMDEGGAMLWGRVTYEMMESYWPAVARGDVEAPPAIREWAVKLETKPKYVVSSTRKDFPWTNTHHIAGDLRTGVQKLKDATPAGVLLGSGKLATELDRLDLIDEYMFLVHPRIAGHGPTLYQSGLPSTRRLELISAKPLRNGAVAMHYRRECG comes from the coding sequence ATGGGACTTTTGACCTTCAGCATCAACGTCACCCTCGACGGTTGCGTCGACCACCGGGAAGGGATCGCCGACGACGAGACACACGCCTTCTTCATCCGCCTCATGGACGAAGGCGGGGCGATGCTGTGGGGCCGCGTTACCTACGAGATGATGGAGAGCTACTGGCCGGCGGTCGCCCGAGGCGACGTGGAGGCACCGCCGGCGATCCGTGAGTGGGCGGTCAAGCTGGAGACTAAGCCGAAGTACGTGGTGTCGTCGACGCGAAAGGACTTTCCGTGGACCAATACCCACCACATCGCCGGCGACCTTCGCACGGGGGTGCAGAAACTGAAGGACGCGACTCCGGCCGGTGTGCTCCTTGGTAGCGGCAAGCTCGCGACCGAGCTAGATCGGCTGGATTTGATCGACGAGTACATGTTCCTCGTCCACCCTAGGATCGCCGGCCACGGCCCGACCCTGTACCAGAGCGGGCTGCCCAGCACGCGACGGCTCGAGTTGATCTCGGCGAAGCCGCTCCGCAACGGCGCGGTCGCCATGCACTACCGGCGCGAATGCGGCTAA
- a CDS encoding VOC family protein, protein MKVKRMDNVGIVLKDIDAAIQFFTELGLTLEGRMPIDGEWAGRVTGVRGQRVEIAIMRTPDGHSRIELSRFDAPAIESDHRTAPVNSLGYQRIMFTVEDIDDTLARLSKLGATLVDEVVNYENIYRLCYIRGPEGILIGLAQQLGQQTSRENPMDRKQ, encoded by the coding sequence ATGAAAGTAAAACGTATGGACAACGTCGGCATCGTGTTGAAAGACATCGATGCTGCAATTCAGTTTTTCACTGAACTCGGCCTTACCCTCGAAGGCCGCATGCCCATCGATGGTGAATGGGCCGGCCGCGTTACCGGAGTGCGCGGCCAGCGTGTCGAGATCGCCATAATGCGTACCCCTGACGGCCACAGCCGCATCGAGCTCTCGCGCTTCGACGCCCCCGCCATCGAGTCCGACCACCGCACAGCTCCCGTGAACTCGCTGGGATACCAGCGAATAATGTTCACCGTTGAGGACATCGACGACACCCTCGCCCGGCTCAGCAAGCTCGGTGCGACGTTGGTCGATGAAGTTGTCAATTACGAAAACATCTACCGGCTCTGCTACATCCGGGGTCCAGAAGGAATTCTCATCGGGCTTGCCCAGCAGCTCGGGCAGCAGACCTCCCGAGAGAACCCTATGGATCGTAAGCAATGA
- a CDS encoding methyltransferase domain-containing protein has translation MAEDENSITARLISSAGIARGMRVLDIGCGNGLVSFLLLDAVGPEGEVVGIDINDKALEMAKSRAKENSISNLKFLKADISNQLTGLGIFDAVFGRRVLMYLQNPVLALKNISSMVKSGGVVAFQESDATITPGRIEVLPLHEKVNEWIWRTVEREGGNLHMGFELPRVLKESGFVVENVKAEAIIQGQKLHYPLATVVRAILPRIVAQGIATEAEIGIETLEQRLKDERPESSVFISDLAFSVWARKS, from the coding sequence ATGGCGGAAGATGAGAATTCTATAACTGCACGACTAATTTCAAGTGCGGGTATCGCAAGAGGAATGCGTGTCCTCGATATCGGCTGCGGCAATGGACTCGTATCTTTTCTCCTTTTGGACGCAGTTGGCCCGGAAGGAGAAGTTGTCGGCATAGATATCAATGATAAAGCTCTTGAAATGGCTAAAAGTCGAGCGAAAGAAAACAGCATCTCTAACTTGAAATTTCTTAAAGCAGACATTTCCAATCAGTTGACTGGCCTCGGCATCTTCGACGCTGTTTTTGGCAGGCGTGTTCTTATGTATTTGCAAAACCCGGTATTAGCATTAAAAAATATATCAAGCATGGTCAAAAGCGGCGGTGTGGTTGCATTTCAAGAAAGCGATGCAACAATTACACCTGGACGAATTGAAGTCCTTCCCCTGCATGAAAAAGTAAACGAGTGGATATGGCGTACTGTTGAGAGGGAAGGTGGAAATCTCCATATGGGTTTTGAATTGCCCAGAGTTCTTAAGGAAAGCGGCTTTGTTGTTGAAAACGTTAAAGCAGAGGCCATCATTCAGGGTCAAAAATTACATTATCCATTAGCGACGGTGGTGCGAGCCATATTACCGAGAATCGTCGCGCAAGGTATAGCTACTGAAGCTGAAATTGGTATTGAAACACTTGAGCAACGATTGAAAGATGAAAGACCAGAGAGTTCTGTTTTTATCAGTGATCTTGCGTTTTCTGTGTGGGCGCGGAAATCATAG
- a CDS encoding YciI family protein has protein sequence MKYYLFKLIPPRPTFPADMTPAEAKLMQEHSAYWRQLMNDGHVIVFGPVADPRGSYGIAVMQLADDADPHALGRNDPTIKAGAGFTFEICSMPRAVLPTDRA, from the coding sequence ATGAAGTACTATTTGTTCAAGCTCATTCCGCCGAGACCCACCTTCCCCGCCGACATGACGCCGGCGGAAGCCAAGCTGATGCAGGAGCATTCGGCGTACTGGCGCCAATTGATGAACGACGGCCACGTCATCGTGTTCGGCCCCGTTGCCGACCCCAGGGGTAGCTACGGCATTGCCGTGATGCAGCTCGCTGATGACGCGGACCCGCATGCTCTCGGCAGGAACGACCCCACCATCAAGGCCGGCGCGGGCTTTACGTTCGAAATTTGTTCAATGCCTCGGGCGGTGCTGCCGACGGACCGCGCCTGA
- a CDS encoding GxxExxY protein produces MDENQISKIVVNCCYNIHTKLGPGLLESVYLEILIYELKKAGLKCEKEVGIPVHYEDVRLDLGFRADLIVENLVIIELKSVEKVQPVHKKQLTTYLKLTGMKLGLLVNFNVTLIKDGIERVVNRL; encoded by the coding sequence ATGGACGAAAACCAGATATCGAAGATTGTCGTGAACTGCTGCTATAACATTCACACAAAACTCGGGCCGGGGCTGTTGGAATCAGTCTATCTTGAAATTCTCATATACGAATTGAAGAAGGCGGGATTGAAATGCGAAAAAGAAGTCGGGATACCGGTGCACTATGAAGATGTCAGGCTTGACCTTGGCTTTCGAGCGGATTTGATCGTGGAAAATCTGGTGATCATTGAATTGAAATCCGTAGAGAAAGTTCAACCTGTTCATAAAAAACAGCTCACAACCTATTTAAAATTGACCGGGATGAAGCTCGGCCTGCTTGTTAATTTTAACGTAACCCTTATCAAGGATGGGATCGAACGTGTTGTCAATCGACTTTGA
- the umuD gene encoding translesion error-prone DNA polymerase V autoproteolytic subunit, whose protein sequence is MILPFPVKNKTVPFTFVGTFSPGSRPSGGTTAMLGTIEAGFPSPAEEELADTLSLDEMLIQNREASFLLRVTGDSMTGAGILPNDMVIVDRGQTPKSGDIVIAEVDGQWTMKYLRKRGDSVTLVPANPKYGPIKPKDELKIAGVVTAVVRKYK, encoded by the coding sequence ATGATACTTCCCTTTCCCGTAAAGAACAAAACCGTCCCCTTCACCTTCGTCGGAACCTTTTCACCAGGCAGCAGACCGTCGGGCGGAACGACCGCGATGCTCGGCACGATCGAGGCCGGGTTCCCGAGCCCTGCCGAGGAAGAGCTCGCCGACACGCTCTCCCTCGACGAGATGCTCATCCAGAACCGGGAGGCCTCGTTCCTGCTCAGGGTGACCGGCGACTCCATGACCGGCGCGGGCATCCTTCCGAACGACATGGTGATCGTGGACCGGGGGCAGACGCCGAAGAGCGGCGACATCGTGATCGCCGAGGTGGACGGCCAGTGGACCATGAAGTACCTGCGGAAGCGCGGCGACAGCGTCACACTCGTTCCCGCGAACCCGAAGTACGGTCCGATCAAGCCGAAGGACGAGCTCAAGATCGCCGGCGTGGTCACGGCGGTGGTGAGGAAATACAAATAG
- a CDS encoding SOS response-associated peptidase, translated as MCGRFEIHSALEIILKIFQVDSITFDLMPSYNIAPGQDIPIVINDNGNRLVLSRWGFVPSWSRELNAGYKMINARAETVATLPSFRDAFANHRCLVPADGFFEWKKTDKARLPRLIRLRSGRPMGFAGLYNAWHSPEGEEVLTCTIITTSANEAVKELHDRMPAILPENAFDQWLDPGEHDAKKLLPLLKPCAPDEIEVYPVTPKMNSYQYNDPENIRPIPE; from the coding sequence ATGTGCGGACGATTCGAGATCCACAGCGCCCTCGAGATCATCCTGAAGATATTCCAGGTCGATTCCATCACCTTCGACCTCATGCCGAGCTACAACATCGCCCCGGGCCAGGACATCCCTATCGTGATCAATGACAACGGCAACCGGCTCGTCCTGAGCAGGTGGGGCTTCGTGCCGAGCTGGTCCAGGGAGCTCAATGCCGGATACAAGATGATCAATGCCCGGGCCGAGACCGTCGCGACACTTCCCTCGTTCCGGGACGCCTTCGCGAACCATCGCTGCCTCGTGCCGGCAGACGGGTTCTTCGAATGGAAGAAAACCGACAAGGCGAGGCTGCCCCGTCTCATCCGCCTCCGGTCGGGAAGGCCGATGGGATTTGCGGGGCTGTACAATGCCTGGCACTCGCCGGAAGGGGAGGAGGTCCTGACCTGCACGATCATCACGACCAGCGCGAACGAAGCGGTCAAAGAGCTCCACGATCGGATGCCCGCGATCCTTCCCGAGAACGCTTTCGATCAGTGGCTCGATCCCGGCGAGCACGACGCGAAGAAACTGCTGCCGCTGCTCAAGCCCTGTGCGCCGGATGAGATCGAGGTCTATCCCGTCACGCCGAAGATGAATTCCTACCAGTACAACGATCCCGAGAATATCAGGCCAATCCCGGAATGA